From a single Bacillus pseudomycoides DSM 12442 genomic region:
- a CDS encoding DUF3997 domain-containing protein, protein MKRLMTVIAIILLTGCTANSSHSAYTINEEYELINTSGNAFELFPKPDAVYATQYVPAKIVEIAWDDIYIIAKQIEEKSDPNNPESSITNKRSEHYWIIDMNNNRRFGPYNEKQFQEQKEAFRISEQLQTVETYLNEQNKRSVNA, encoded by the coding sequence TTGAAGCGATTGATGACCGTAATTGCCATTATACTTTTGACTGGTTGCACAGCAAACTCTAGCCATTCAGCTTACACCATCAATGAAGAATATGAACTAATAAATACTTCCGGAAATGCATTTGAACTTTTTCCAAAACCAGACGCTGTATATGCTACACAATATGTCCCAGCTAAAATTGTAGAAATTGCATGGGACGATATATATATTATTGCAAAACAAATTGAAGAAAAATCCGATCCCAATAACCCAGAATCTAGTATTACAAATAAACGAAGCGAACATTACTGGATTATTGATATGAACAACAATCGTCGTTTTGGTCCTTATAATGAAAAACAATTTCAGGAACAAAAAGAAGCATTTCGAATTTCTGAACAATTACAAACCGTAGAAACCTATTTAAATGAGCAAAACAAACGGTCAGTAAACGCCTAA
- a CDS encoding glycoside hydrolase family 13 protein: MEKQWWKESVVYQIYPRSFMDSNGDGIGDLRGIISKLDYLQNLGIDVIWLSPVYESPNDDNGYDISDYRNIMDEFGTMNDWDELLSEMHQRDMKLMMDLVVNHTSDEHNWFIESRKSKDNPYRDYYIWRPGKDGKEPNNWEAAFSGPAWQYDEATDEYYLHLFSKKQPDLNWDNEIVRKDVYEMMEFWLEKGIDGFRMDVINFISKTEGLPTVKTEKEGYVSGHQYFMNGPNIHAYLHEMNQKVLSKYDIMTVGEMPGVTTEEAKLYTAEERQELQMVFQFEHMDLDSGKGGKWDVKPCSLLTLKRNLTKWQKALEQTGWNSLYWNNHDQPRVVSRFGNDKTYRIESAKMLATVLHMMKGTPYIYQGEEIGMTNVHFDSIDEYRDIETLNMYREKVIERGEDEEKVMQSIYIKGRDNARTPMQWDDGKHAGFTAGEPWIALNSNYKEINVTQALQDKNSIFYYYKKLIELRKKHEIIVYGTYDLIFEEHPSVFAYMRTWKDEKVLVIANFTENECVFEIPEEVNYNSSELLIHNYDVQNETIKSIDLQPYEARVYKLK; this comes from the coding sequence ATGGAAAAACAATGGTGGAAAGAAAGTGTTGTATATCAAATTTATCCACGTAGCTTTATGGATAGTAATGGTGATGGAATTGGTGACCTTCGCGGAATCATTTCAAAGCTTGATTATTTACAAAACTTAGGTATAGATGTAATTTGGTTATCACCAGTCTATGAATCTCCCAATGATGATAATGGCTATGATATTAGTGATTATCGTAATATTATGGATGAGTTTGGAACAATGAACGATTGGGACGAATTATTAAGTGAAATGCATCAACGTGATATGAAATTAATGATGGATTTAGTTGTTAACCATACTTCTGATGAACATAATTGGTTCATCGAATCTCGTAAGTCAAAAGATAACCCGTATCGAGATTACTATATTTGGCGTCCTGGGAAAGATGGAAAAGAGCCAAATAACTGGGAAGCGGCTTTTAGTGGACCTGCTTGGCAGTATGATGAAGCGACAGATGAATATTATTTACATTTATTCTCTAAAAAGCAACCAGATTTAAACTGGGATAATGAAATAGTGCGAAAAGATGTTTATGAGATGATGGAGTTTTGGCTTGAAAAAGGAATCGATGGTTTTCGTATGGATGTGATTAATTTTATTTCTAAAACAGAGGGATTACCAACTGTGAAAACGGAGAAAGAAGGTTATGTATCAGGCCATCAATACTTTATGAATGGACCAAATATTCATGCATACTTACATGAAATGAATCAGAAAGTATTGTCGAAATACGATATTATGACTGTTGGTGAAATGCCGGGTGTAACAACAGAGGAGGCTAAACTGTATACAGCTGAAGAACGTCAAGAATTACAAATGGTATTTCAGTTTGAACATATGGATTTAGATTCTGGAAAAGGGGGAAAATGGGACGTAAAGCCATGCTCACTCTTAACGTTAAAGCGTAATTTAACAAAATGGCAGAAAGCGTTGGAACAAACAGGATGGAATAGTTTGTATTGGAACAATCATGACCAGCCCCGTGTTGTCTCACGCTTTGGTAACGATAAAACATACCGCATAGAATCAGCGAAAATGTTAGCGACGGTACTTCATATGATGAAAGGTACTCCTTATATTTACCAAGGAGAAGAAATTGGGATGACAAATGTTCACTTTGATTCGATTGATGAGTACCGAGATATTGAAACGCTGAATATGTACCGTGAAAAAGTAATAGAGCGTGGTGAAGATGAAGAAAAAGTAATGCAATCGATTTATATAAAAGGGCGAGATAATGCTAGAACACCAATGCAATGGGATGATGGAAAGCACGCGGGATTTACAGCTGGAGAACCATGGATTGCATTAAATTCTAATTATAAAGAAATTAATGTGACACAAGCGTTGCAGGATAAAAATTCTATTTTTTATTACTATAAAAAATTAATTGAACTTCGTAAAAAACATGAAATCATTGTGTATGGAACATATGATTTAATTTTTGAAGAACATCCATCTGTTTTTGCCTATATGCGGACATGGAAAGATGAGAAAGTACTTGTCATTGCGAACTTTACTGAGAATGAGTGTGTATTTGAAATACCAGAAGAGGTAAATTATAATAGTTCAGAATTATTGATACACAATTATGATGTGCAAAATGAAACAATTAAGAGTATCGATTTACAGCCATATGAAGCGAGGGTATACAAGTTAAAATAA
- a CDS encoding AAA family ATPase, with translation MNERTAFLKNVSLQKEHIPNFSVYPYCLPAIRTLQSLDFHPNVTFIIGENGTGKSTLLEALAIALGFNAEGGTKNFRFATHDSHSSLHKYIRVAKSVATPKDGFFLRAESFYNVASYIDEIDSEQFLGGKVIDSYGGISLHNQSHGESFFSLFMNRFTGQSLYILDEPEAALSPMRQLSMLIRMRELAEQGSQFIIATHSPILMAYPESNIYSFSQEGITEAILEETEHYQTMKLFFENRDRLFHHLFQS, from the coding sequence TTGAATGAGCGTACAGCCTTTCTAAAGAACGTCTCCTTACAAAAAGAACATATCCCTAATTTTTCCGTGTATCCATATTGCTTACCCGCTATCCGAACATTACAATCACTAGACTTCCATCCAAATGTAACATTTATAATTGGAGAAAATGGAACTGGGAAGTCTACATTGTTAGAAGCCCTCGCCATCGCTTTAGGATTTAATGCGGAAGGTGGAACAAAAAATTTCCGTTTTGCTACACATGATTCGCATTCATCTTTACACAAATATATTCGCGTAGCAAAAAGCGTCGCGACACCAAAAGACGGATTCTTTCTGCGAGCAGAATCATTTTATAATGTTGCTTCTTATATCGATGAAATTGATTCTGAACAATTTTTGGGAGGTAAGGTTATTGATTCATATGGTGGTATTTCCTTACACAATCAATCACATGGTGAATCATTTTTTTCTTTATTTATGAACCGTTTTACAGGACAAAGCTTATATATTTTAGACGAGCCTGAAGCAGCTTTATCTCCAATGAGGCAGCTTTCTATGCTCATTCGTATGCGTGAATTAGCAGAGCAAGGATCACAATTCATTATCGCAACTCACTCTCCTATTTTGATGGCTTATCCAGAGTCCAATATATATTCTTTCTCACAAGAAGGAATCACAGAAGCAATCCTAGAGGAAACTGAGCATTATCAAACGATGAAACTCTTTTTCGAGAATCGGGATCGCTTGTTTCATCATTTGTTCCAATCATAA
- a CDS encoding RDD family protein, which produces MKLKMHRPAVVMNRIGASIIDMFLISVMYGAVVAVVTRNYGAIFNRFNISLGDYRYDLALVFILMAIYFIFVPFIWNGCTIGKKITRTRLVSLTSEKLTIQTLTVRFFVLLLPNILLLGIPSICNVYMMLFRHDNCGFHDLIMKTKVMSLV; this is translated from the coding sequence ATGAAGTTAAAGATGCATCGTCCAGCGGTAGTAATGAATCGCATAGGTGCTTCCATTATCGATATGTTTTTAATCTCGGTTATGTACGGTGCTGTTGTGGCAGTTGTAACGAGGAATTATGGGGCCATTTTCAATCGTTTTAATATAAGCTTAGGTGATTATCGATATGATCTTGCGCTTGTTTTTATATTAATGGCTATCTATTTTATTTTTGTTCCATTTATATGGAATGGCTGTACAATTGGTAAAAAAATAACCCGAACAAGACTTGTATCATTAACAAGTGAAAAGTTAACAATTCAAACGCTAACAGTACGGTTCTTTGTATTGTTATTACCAAACATATTGTTGCTTGGAATTCCATCTATCTGTAACGTATATATGATGTTGTTCCGTCACGATAATTGTGGGTTCCATGACTTAATTATGAAAACGAAAGTGATGAGTCTCGTTTAA
- a CDS encoding ABC transporter ATP-binding protein: MAELKLENIYKIYDNNVTAVTDFNLHIQDKEFIVFVGPSGCGKSTTLRMVAGLEDISKGEFSIDGKVMNDVPPKDRDIAMVFQNYALYPHMSVYDNMAFGLKLRKIPKDEIDRRVQDAAQILGLSEYLNRKPKALSGGQRQRVALGRAIVRDAKIFLMDEPLSNLDAKLRVAMRSEISKLHQRLGTTTIYVTHDQTEAMTMASRLVVMKDGKIQQIGSPKEVYETPENIFVGGFIGSPAMNFFHGKLTEQYFVIDDKVKIKVSEGKMKLLREQGYVNQEIVLGIRPEDIHDELLFLEASQGTTFTTQIEVAELLGAESILYMKLGNQDFAARLDARHTFTHGDQIKLAFDMNKAHFFDSTTEKRIR; this comes from the coding sequence ATGGCAGAACTAAAGTTAGAAAATATTTATAAAATTTATGATAATAACGTAACAGCAGTAACAGACTTCAATTTACATATTCAAGATAAAGAGTTTATCGTTTTCGTTGGTCCATCTGGCTGTGGAAAATCGACAACATTACGAATGGTAGCTGGACTTGAAGACATTTCAAAAGGGGAATTTTCTATTGATGGTAAGGTAATGAATGATGTTCCTCCAAAAGATCGCGATATTGCAATGGTTTTTCAAAACTATGCACTCTATCCACATATGAGCGTTTATGACAACATGGCATTTGGATTAAAACTTCGTAAAATCCCAAAAGACGAAATTGACCGCCGCGTACAGGATGCGGCACAAATTCTAGGACTTTCGGAATATTTAAATCGAAAACCAAAAGCATTATCTGGTGGACAACGCCAACGTGTTGCGTTAGGTCGTGCTATCGTTCGTGACGCAAAAATTTTCTTAATGGACGAGCCATTATCAAATTTAGATGCAAAATTACGTGTAGCGATGCGCTCAGAAATTTCTAAACTGCATCAAAGACTTGGGACAACAACAATTTATGTAACACATGATCAAACAGAAGCGATGACAATGGCTTCACGCCTTGTCGTTATGAAAGATGGAAAGATTCAACAAATCGGTTCACCAAAAGAAGTATATGAAACACCGGAAAATATTTTTGTTGGTGGATTTATTGGCTCACCTGCAATGAATTTCTTCCATGGTAAATTAACAGAACAATACTTTGTTATAGATGATAAGGTAAAAATCAAAGTATCTGAAGGCAAAATGAAATTATTACGCGAACAAGGTTATGTGAATCAAGAAATTGTATTGGGGATACGTCCAGAAGATATCCATGACGAACTTTTATTTTTAGAGGCTTCACAAGGTACAACATTTACAACTCAAATTGAAGTTGCTGAACTATTAGGTGCAGAATCTATTTTATATATGAAACTTGGAAATCAAGATTTTGCAGCCCGTCTGGATGCAAGACATACCTTTACACATGGTGATCAAATCAAACTTGCATTCGATATGAATAAGGCACATTTCTTTGATAGTACAACAGAAAAACGTATTCGATAA
- a CDS encoding sugar ABC transporter permease — MQASIEPMQEVNGSKYRKTAAMLSIIPGVGQIYNKQYVKALIFLVLTGSFIVAFADLLNMGLWGIVTLGTEVPRDHSIFLLVEGILALIVIAFGLGIYAFNLYDAYQNGKKRDIGIPLNSVKEQYRNLLDQGFPYLMVSPGFLLLIFVVVFPIIFVFLIGFTNYDLYHSPPAKLVEWVSFKNFTDIFTLPMWRDTFLSVFSWTVIWTFVATTLQVALGIFLAILVNQPGIKGKAVIRTIFILPWAVPAFVSILVFAGMFNESFGAINNQVLALFGIEKIAWMTDPFWAKIALIFIQTWLGFPFIFAMTTGILQSIPGELYEAATVDGATAWQQFRKITLPLVLYATAPILITQYTFNFNNFSIIYLFNGGGPAVSGQNAGGTDILISWIYKLTMTSAQYGKAAALTMILSLIVISVALWQFKRTKSFQEEDMM, encoded by the coding sequence ATGCAAGCATCCATTGAACCAATGCAAGAGGTAAATGGTTCAAAATACCGCAAAACAGCCGCGATGTTGTCAATCATTCCAGGTGTTGGTCAAATATACAATAAACAATATGTAAAAGCTCTTATCTTTCTTGTATTAACAGGTTCATTTATCGTAGCATTTGCGGATTTGTTAAATATGGGATTGTGGGGAATTGTTACACTTGGTACAGAGGTTCCTCGGGATCATTCTATCTTTCTATTAGTAGAAGGGATTTTAGCACTAATTGTTATTGCGTTTGGACTAGGAATATATGCTTTTAATTTATATGATGCCTATCAAAATGGGAAAAAACGTGATATAGGAATACCGTTAAATTCTGTGAAAGAACAATACCGTAATTTATTAGATCAAGGTTTTCCATATTTGATGGTTTCTCCGGGATTTCTGTTATTGATTTTTGTAGTTGTGTTTCCAATTATTTTCGTATTCTTAATTGGATTTACAAACTATGATTTATATCATTCTCCACCAGCGAAATTAGTCGAGTGGGTTAGTTTTAAAAACTTTACTGATATTTTCACATTACCAATGTGGAGGGATACATTCTTAAGTGTATTCTCTTGGACTGTGATTTGGACATTTGTCGCGACTACTTTACAAGTAGCACTTGGAATTTTCTTAGCAATATTAGTGAATCAGCCTGGTATTAAAGGGAAAGCAGTGATTCGTACAATCTTTATTTTACCGTGGGCAGTTCCAGCATTCGTATCCATCCTTGTCTTTGCTGGTATGTTCAATGAATCATTTGGAGCAATTAATAATCAAGTGTTAGCGCTATTTGGAATTGAAAAAATTGCTTGGATGACAGATCCATTTTGGGCAAAAATTGCTTTGATTTTTATTCAAACATGGCTTGGTTTCCCATTTATTTTTGCAATGACAACAGGTATACTGCAATCGATTCCAGGGGAATTGTATGAAGCTGCTACAGTAGATGGAGCAACGGCATGGCAACAATTTCGTAAAATTACATTGCCGCTTGTTCTATATGCAACAGCACCAATCTTAATTACACAATATACATTTAACTTTAATAATTTCAGTATTATTTACCTATTTAATGGCGGGGGGCCTGCTGTTTCGGGACAAAATGCAGGTGGAACAGATATTTTAATTTCCTGGATCTATAAATTAACAATGACATCAGCGCAATACGGAAAAGCAGCGGCACTTACGATGATTTTATCGTTAATTGTTATTTCTGTGGCGTTATGGCAATTTAAAAGAACAAAATCATTCCAAGAAGAGGATATGATGTAA
- a CDS encoding alpha-glycosidase: MFKEAIYHRPKDNYAYAYDEKTLHIRLRTKKNDVDIASLIHGDPYEWQDGKWITANIPMKKSGSTDLFDYWFISIEPNFKRLRYGFELKNNTETIVYTERGFFPKTPNDDVGNFFCFPFIHEQDVFRTPSWIKDTVWYQIFPERFANGDPSCNPADTLSWGSTDPTTTNFFGGNFAGVIQHLDYLVKLGISGIYFTPIFTAHSNHKYDTIDYMEIDPQFGTKETFKKLVNACHKRGIKVMLDAVFNHSGYFFDKFQDVLKKGKQSRYTNWFHIHEFPIVTEPLPNYDTFAFTPYMPKLNTAHPDVKEYLLKVGRYWVREFHIDGWRLDVANEVDHSFWREFRSEIKAINPEVYILGEIWHDAQPWLQGDQFDAVMSYPVTNALHSYFANETIGASEFMEQITASLHSYSMNVNEAAFHLLDSHDTPRILTTCKGNKNKVKLLYVFHLSFIGSPCVYYGDEIGMDGGMDPGCRKCMVWDEDKQDTVLFKHIQRLISLRRQYKAFGGHGLFQCIEANDEQGYISYTKTYGEETIFFVLNPTNQEISAPIPFDIAGKKIVNLYTNEEFSAETDSLQVTLPPYGFSILKW; encoded by the coding sequence ATGTTTAAAGAAGCAATATACCATAGACCGAAAGATAATTACGCATACGCTTACGATGAAAAAACGCTCCATATTCGATTGCGCACAAAAAAAAATGATGTAGATATCGCCTCACTCATTCATGGCGATCCTTATGAATGGCAAGATGGGAAGTGGATCACAGCAAACATACCGATGAAAAAGAGCGGCTCAACAGATTTATTTGATTATTGGTTCATTTCAATCGAACCGAACTTTAAGCGCTTACGATATGGATTTGAACTAAAAAATAATACAGAAACGATCGTCTATACAGAACGCGGCTTTTTCCCTAAAACACCTAATGATGATGTTGGCAACTTTTTTTGCTTTCCATTTATTCATGAACAGGATGTTTTTAGAACTCCTTCATGGATAAAAGATACAGTGTGGTATCAAATTTTCCCAGAACGTTTTGCTAATGGAGATCCTTCATGTAATCCAGCTGATACTCTTTCTTGGGGGAGCACTGATCCAACAACTACTAACTTTTTTGGCGGAAATTTCGCTGGAGTTATCCAGCACCTTGATTACCTTGTAAAACTTGGTATTTCCGGAATTTACTTCACTCCAATCTTTACAGCACACTCTAATCACAAATATGACACAATTGATTACATGGAAATCGATCCGCAATTTGGGACGAAGGAAACTTTTAAAAAACTTGTTAACGCCTGCCACAAGCGAGGTATAAAAGTAATGCTAGATGCCGTTTTTAATCATAGCGGATATTTCTTTGATAAATTTCAAGATGTTCTCAAAAAAGGAAAGCAATCTCGCTATACCAACTGGTTTCATATTCACGAATTTCCAATTGTAACAGAGCCACTTCCGAACTACGATACCTTCGCCTTTACACCATATATGCCTAAATTAAATACAGCCCATCCAGATGTAAAAGAATACTTACTCAAAGTAGGGCGTTATTGGGTACGAGAGTTTCACATTGATGGCTGGCGCCTCGATGTAGCAAACGAAGTTGATCATAGCTTTTGGAGAGAATTCCGTAGTGAAATAAAAGCAATTAACCCTGAAGTCTATATTTTAGGAGAGATTTGGCATGATGCTCAGCCATGGTTACAAGGTGATCAATTCGATGCCGTCATGAGCTATCCTGTTACAAATGCTCTGCATTCTTACTTTGCAAACGAAACAATTGGGGCAAGTGAATTTATGGAACAAATTACAGCTTCTCTTCACTCCTATTCCATGAATGTAAACGAAGCTGCTTTTCATCTATTAGACAGTCATGATACACCGAGAATTTTAACAACCTGTAAAGGAAATAAAAATAAAGTAAAACTACTTTATGTATTCCACCTTTCTTTCATCGGTTCACCATGCGTTTATTACGGTGATGAAATCGGTATGGATGGCGGAATGGATCCTGGGTGCCGGAAATGTATGGTCTGGGATGAAGATAAGCAAGATACAGTATTATTTAAGCATATACAAAGATTAATTTCATTACGAAGACAATATAAAGCATTTGGTGGACATGGATTATTCCAATGTATTGAAGCAAACGATGAACAAGGTTACATTTCTTATACGAAAACATACGGAGAAGAAACGATATTTTTTGTTTTAAATCCAACAAACCAAGAAATTTCAGCTCCTATACCTTTTGATATCGCCGGTAAAAAAATTGTAAATTTATATACAAACGAAGAATTTTCAGCAGAAACAGACTCATTACAGGTTACACTTCCACCATATGGATTTTCAATTTTGAAGTGGTAA
- the malD gene encoding maltosaccharide ABC transporter permease MalD, translating to MNIKRQKMLRLSLSYFVIFIMCVIIFYPLLWIVGSSFNPGDSLSGSSIIPKNATLDHYRDLLNLDKSNYLLWYKNTLKVSVLTMIFSVLSISFTAYAFSRYRFVGRKNGLLTFLILQMIPNFSALIALYVLAQLTGLIDTHLALILIYVGGAIPMNTWLMKGYFDTIPKELDESARMDGAGHFRIFWQIIMPLAKPIVAVVALFTFIGPFTDFILASIILRTPENYTLAVGLYEMVAKKFGNEFTTFAAGSVLIAIPISILFLSLQKYFISGLTAGGTKG from the coding sequence ATGAATATAAAACGACAGAAGATGTTACGTCTTTCATTAAGTTATTTCGTCATTTTCATAATGTGTGTCATTATTTTCTATCCATTACTATGGATTGTTGGTTCATCGTTTAATCCAGGAGATAGTTTATCAGGATCAAGTATTATTCCGAAAAATGCAACGCTAGATCATTATCGAGACCTACTTAATCTTGATAAGAGTAATTATTTACTTTGGTACAAAAATACACTGAAAGTTAGTGTATTGACGATGATCTTCTCAGTACTATCCATTAGTTTCACCGCTTATGCTTTTTCAAGATATCGTTTTGTCGGAAGAAAGAATGGATTATTAACGTTTTTAATTCTACAAATGATACCGAATTTTTCAGCGTTAATCGCACTCTATGTATTAGCGCAGTTGACAGGATTAATTGATACGCATCTAGCGTTAATCTTAATTTATGTGGGCGGAGCAATTCCAATGAATACGTGGCTTATGAAGGGTTACTTTGATACGATTCCAAAAGAATTAGATGAGTCGGCTCGTATGGACGGGGCAGGGCACTTCCGGATTTTTTGGCAAATTATTATGCCGCTCGCAAAACCAATTGTGGCAGTTGTAGCTTTATTTACCTTTATTGGTCCGTTTACAGATTTTATTTTAGCAAGTATCATTTTACGGACACCAGAAAACTATACATTAGCTGTTGGATTATATGAAATGGTAGCGAAGAAATTTGGTAATGAATTTACAACATTTGCAGCGGGTTCCGTATTAATTGCTATACCGATTTCAATTTTGTTCTTATCATTGCAAAAATATTTTATTTCTGGTTTAACAGCTGGAGGTACGAAAGGATGA
- a CDS encoding SDR family NAD(P)-dependent oxidoreductase, translating into MTVRLTEGVMTMKLAGKVAVVTGGGIGIGRSTALLLAEQGAKVIVTDIDQENGQATAEEIVDLGGEALFVTHDMAKQGDWKRVIGVAIDAYNRIDMLFNNAGLYKIDSIFLRQQENDSNVLCINDVWIELKQLTASFMKHQEEVMLTDLPIFGIISTKEQSFHTVGTLV; encoded by the coding sequence GTGACGGTAAGACTTACAGAAGGGGTAATGACGATGAAGCTTGCAGGAAAAGTTGCCGTTGTAACTGGCGGTGGCATCGGTATTGGACGTAGTACGGCTCTTTTGTTGGCAGAACAAGGTGCAAAAGTAATTGTGACGGATATTGATCAGGAAAATGGACAAGCAACAGCGGAGGAAATCGTAGATTTAGGTGGTGAAGCCCTTTTTGTTACTCATGATATGGCGAAACAAGGAGATTGGAAACGTGTCATTGGAGTTGCTATTGACGCTTATAATCGTATTGATATGCTCTTTAATAATGCGGGTTTATATAAAATAGATTCTATTTTTTTACGTCAACAAGAGAACGATTCCAATGTACTTTGTATTAATGACGTTTGGATAGAACTAAAACAATTGACGGCATCTTTTATGAAACATCAAGAAGAAGTAATGCTAACTGATTTACCTATTTTCGGTATTATTAGTACAAAAGAACAGTCATTTCATACAGTAGGAACCCTAGTATAA
- a CDS encoding sugar ABC transporter substrate-binding protein — translation MKKALSLLTVSALTIGMLSACGPKDSGKKEASKEKKDYDLLVWEDLKKGPALEPAVKSFEKKYNVKVKVAEIQMTDQTKKLRLDGPAGTGPDVVTLPHDHIGNVVTEGLIDEVKVDDAVKSKFTDLSIEAQTYKGKLYGLPKAIETPVFIYNKKLMPKAPETMDELYNFSKDFTKDGKYGFLALGDNLYFANAFMAGMGGYVFGEKDGKPNTADIGLNSSGAVQGMEYIQKWYKENLFPKGIIGESGGAAADGLFNEGKAASIMNGPWAFQAMEKNGIDYGVAPMPKLPNGQPMKTFVGVKGWHVTSFSKNKDLATKFVDWVTNEENAKIRYEKSKEIPPVKSLMEDPMIKDSEAAKAITKQAETGIPMPNIPEMQEVWEPARFALELLAAGKQEPKPALDEAVKQIKGNIEANHSKQK, via the coding sequence GTGAAGAAAGCATTATCATTATTAACAGTTTCAGCTTTGACAATTGGTATGTTATCGGCATGTGGTCCGAAAGATTCAGGAAAAAAGGAAGCGAGTAAAGAGAAGAAAGATTATGACCTTCTTGTTTGGGAAGATCTTAAAAAAGGTCCTGCATTAGAACCAGCAGTAAAAAGCTTTGAAAAAAAATATAATGTAAAAGTAAAAGTGGCCGAAATTCAAATGACAGATCAAACAAAAAAACTACGTTTGGATGGTCCAGCAGGTACCGGACCTGATGTTGTAACATTACCGCATGATCATATTGGAAATGTTGTTACTGAAGGGTTAATTGATGAAGTAAAGGTTGATGATGCTGTAAAGAGCAAATTTACCGATTTATCTATAGAAGCTCAAACATATAAAGGGAAATTATATGGTTTGCCAAAGGCGATCGAAACACCTGTATTTATTTATAATAAAAAGCTTATGCCAAAGGCACCAGAAACAATGGATGAATTATATAATTTCTCGAAAGATTTCACAAAAGATGGTAAGTACGGATTTTTAGCACTAGGAGATAATTTATATTTTGCAAATGCATTTATGGCTGGTATGGGAGGGTATGTATTTGGTGAGAAAGATGGAAAACCGAATACAGCCGATATCGGATTAAATAGTAGTGGCGCGGTACAAGGGATGGAATATATTCAAAAATGGTACAAGGAGAACTTGTTCCCAAAAGGTATAATTGGTGAGTCTGGTGGGGCAGCTGCAGATGGATTGTTTAATGAAGGGAAAGCTGCATCCATTATGAATGGTCCATGGGCATTTCAAGCTATGGAGAAAAACGGAATTGATTATGGTGTAGCACCGATGCCAAAATTACCAAATGGTCAACCGATGAAAACTTTTGTTGGTGTAAAAGGATGGCATGTAACAAGCTTTTCAAAAAATAAAGATTTAGCAACGAAATTTGTTGATTGGGTAACAAATGAAGAAAATGCAAAAATTCGTTATGAAAAATCAAAAGAAATTCCGCCTGTAAAATCATTAATGGAAGATCCAATGATTAAAGACAGTGAAGCTGCAAAAGCAATAACGAAACAGGCTGAGACAGGTATTCCAATGCCGAATATTCCAGAAATGCAAGAAGTATGGGAGCCTGCAAGATTTGCATTAGAGTTACTTGCAGCTGGAAAACAAGAACCAAAACCAGCACTTGATGAAGCTGTGAAACAAATTAAAGGAAACATTGAAGCAAACCATAGTAAGCAAAAATAA